A window of Armatimonadota bacterium contains these coding sequences:
- a CDS encoding TonB-dependent receptor — MPSYLPRFCRGILLLAALLGPALPAAAQSPQPTPTPPAFEGDEVTVVGRRPQPVITSPAYVTVIDGTELRRLGFVTVADALEFLAEVYVRTSVAGPGGLQQASIRGTTPQQVLVLLDGVLLNATAQFGVNLATISLAEVERIEVLRGPYSAIHGSGALGGVIQIVTRRRAERVAYGAFGAHGTAHAGLTLGGGGPVLLYTAGAEYLSTAGDRPNSDAIRWTAAGRFVLNYSGPSTLTLSVHHTAGRAGLPGTTYFPSADDRLADGRTVVTLTWTHAGGGEVEQQARVWWFNERLGYTSPGYASDSEGSAHGAQWQRVARLEGGGILTLGVEWQWARYRFDSTFGGFAAESHNGTAYAQYDFPWDGRTLVGVGLRYDLHSLYGPQLNPRLGFVHFLGADLRLRGGIGRTFRGPTFGELTFPGCSNPNLKPETAWSADLGLEYAPAGWGAVVRLNGFYTDAQNLIVGGCDPHNVGSARVAGLSAEVVGRIDERWMVRANATWSDAIDRQTGLALLRLPRWTASLIARYEIDRGAAVSLLTHYVGERDDLDFSTFPAKRVTLGGYWTFGARYEHSWSGWTLRLGVDNLFDARYETLRGYPAAGRTYFVYVSSSF; from the coding sequence ATGCCGTCTTATCTGCCTCGGTTCTGCCGAGGCATTTTGCTGTTGGCCGCCCTCCTCGGACCGGCCCTCCCCGCAGCAGCTCAGTCCCCACAGCCAACCCCCACGCCACCGGCCTTCGAGGGCGACGAGGTCACCGTCGTCGGCCGGCGCCCGCAGCCGGTGATCACCAGCCCCGCGTACGTGACCGTGATCGACGGCACCGAGCTGCGCCGCCTCGGGTTCGTCACCGTGGCAGACGCACTTGAGTTTCTCGCCGAGGTGTACGTGCGGACGAGTGTGGCGGGCCCCGGCGGATTGCAGCAGGCCTCGATACGCGGGACGACGCCCCAGCAGGTACTCGTGCTGCTGGACGGGGTGCTGCTGAACGCCACCGCGCAGTTCGGCGTGAACCTCGCGACGATCTCCCTGGCCGAAGTCGAACGGATCGAGGTTCTGCGCGGTCCGTACTCCGCGATCCACGGCAGCGGCGCGCTGGGCGGGGTGATCCAGATCGTCACGCGCCGCCGCGCGGAGCGCGTCGCCTACGGTGCATTCGGCGCGCACGGCACCGCGCACGCTGGGCTGACGTTGGGGGGTGGCGGACCGGTCCTGCTGTACACTGCCGGTGCCGAGTACCTGTCCACCGCGGGCGATCGCCCCAACTCCGACGCCATCCGGTGGACTGCCGCGGGCCGGTTCGTGCTGAACTACAGCGGCCCCAGCACCCTCACCCTGTCGGTGCACCACACGGCCGGCCGCGCCGGGCTGCCGGGCACGACCTACTTCCCGAGCGCGGACGACCGGTTGGCCGACGGGCGCACGGTGGTGACGCTGACCTGGACGCACGCTGGGGGCGGCGAGGTTGAGCAGCAGGCGCGGGTCTGGTGGTTTAATGAAAGATTAGGCTACACGTCGCCCGGATATGCATCGGACAGCGAGGGCAGCGCGCACGGTGCGCAGTGGCAGCGGGTGGCGCGCCTGGAAGGCGGGGGCATCCTCACCTTGGGTGTGGAGTGGCAGTGGGCGCGGTACAGGTTCGACAGCACCTTCGGCGGGTTCGCCGCCGAGTCGCACAACGGGACGGCCTATGCGCAGTACGACTTCCCGTGGGATGGGCGTACCCTGGTCGGCGTCGGGTTGCGGTACGACCTGCACTCCTTGTACGGGCCCCAACTCAACCCGCGCCTGGGGTTCGTCCACTTCCTCGGTGCCGACCTGCGGCTGCGGGGCGGGATCGGTCGCACCTTCCGAGGCCCGACGTTCGGGGAGCTGACCTTTCCCGGATGCAGCAACCCGAACCTCAAGCCTGAGACGGCGTGGTCGGCGGACCTCGGGTTGGAGTACGCTCCGGCGGGATGGGGCGCGGTGGTCCGCCTGAACGGCTTCTACACCGACGCGCAGAACCTCATCGTTGGAGGCTGCGACCCGCACAACGTGGGCTCTGCGCGCGTGGCGGGTTTGTCGGCCGAAGTCGTGGGCCGGATCGACGAACGATGGATGGTCCGCGCGAACGCGACCTGGTCCGACGCCATCGACCGGCAGACCGGGCTGGCGCTGCTGCGGCTCCCCCGGTGGACGGCGAGCTTGATCGCGCGCTACGAGATCGACCGCGGCGCGGCGGTGTCCCTGCTCACGCACTATGTCGGCGAGCGAGACGACCTTGACTTCTCGACCTTCCCGGCCAAGCGCGTGACGCTCGGCGGCTACTGGACGTTCGGAGCGCGGTACGAGCACTCCTGGTCCGGGTGGACGCTGCGGCTGGGCGTGGACAACCTGTTCGACGCGAGGTACGAGACGCTGCGCGGCTATCCCGCTGCCGGGCGTACGTACTTCGTGTACGTATCGTCGTCGTTTTGA
- a CDS encoding energy transducer TonB — MVVRRGELGTGAAVAVREGRVRLRLLVLSDGSVGAVDIVVSSGYGELDRAAAAALAVWRFAPATRDGVPIDAYYLVWVTFRVEDGR, encoded by the coding sequence GTGGTCGTGCGGCGGGGCGAGCTGGGCACGGGTGCGGCGGTGGCGGTCCGGGAGGGCCGGGTACGCCTGCGGTTGCTCGTGTTGTCCGACGGCAGCGTCGGCGCGGTGGACATCGTGGTCTCGTCGGGGTACGGTGAGCTCGACCGCGCCGCCGCCGCGGCTCTCGCGGTCTGGCGGTTTGCGCCCGCGACCCGCGACGGGGTGCCGATCGACGCCTACTACCTGGTGTGGGTCACCTTCCGCGTGGAGGACGGGCGATAG
- a CDS encoding S-layer homology domain-containing protein, with protein MQTKKVAVSIVAALVLALVAPVFAQPFADVPTDHWAYDAIAELAAKGLIEGYPDGTFKGNQPLTRYEMAMVVARIIARIEAIPAPTPPPAPPPPQVTRRDIETLQRLINEFRAELQALGVRVTALEEELAALRARLDNTRITGVFQYLYWGLQEPAQAPRHGLNRVQLTYAGTITPDLSATLRVRHQTAGNPNTGTGTTGDPGTPVPPVLATTGTIFFDRAYLDWRNALGVSGLSLRLGRDAVALGPIGLLLDAVYWNERREGLQARWTVGPVALLGAVQWATLAQNTTAYMAVARASFDPIPGWTLGVNVRSDTDPWVAAYGGLGFSVDLRASVLAGVTLTAEYASYTPTGTFARNYIFASAALDLGRLAGIEMLAPRLTVWYKNLDPVTGVFPAGAPRPNPRTVDTILGLTPSFVGDIQAFGGQLDLTLFENVAMWGMYETGNQKSTNLAYSGWEVGARWAFAARSNLWLFYGSQTLGATTLTHWGAFVSTSW; from the coding sequence TTGCAGACGAAGAAGGTCGCAGTAAGCATCGTCGCGGCCCTCGTCCTCGCTCTGGTTGCCCCGGTCTTTGCCCAGCCCTTCGCGGACGTGCCCACCGACCACTGGGCGTACGACGCGATCGCGGAGCTGGCCGCCAAGGGCCTGATCGAGGGCTATCCGGACGGGACGTTCAAGGGCAACCAGCCTCTGACGCGCTACGAGATGGCTATGGTGGTCGCGCGGATCATCGCGCGGATCGAGGCCATCCCTGCTCCCACGCCGCCGCCGGCTCCGCCGCCGCCGCAGGTCACGCGGCGCGACATCGAGACGCTGCAGCGGCTGATCAACGAGTTCCGGGCCGAACTGCAGGCCCTCGGTGTGCGGGTTACCGCACTCGAGGAGGAACTCGCCGCCCTGCGGGCCAGGCTGGACAACACCCGCATCACGGGCGTCTTCCAGTACCTGTACTGGGGCCTGCAGGAGCCCGCTCAGGCTCCGCGGCACGGTCTGAATCGGGTTCAGTTGACCTACGCTGGGACGATCACGCCGGATCTGAGCGCCACGCTGCGGGTCCGCCACCAGACCGCCGGCAACCCGAACACCGGCACCGGCACGACCGGCGATCCTGGCACGCCGGTTCCGCCGGTTCTTGCGACCACTGGCACGATCTTCTTCGATCGTGCCTACCTCGACTGGCGCAACGCGCTCGGCGTCAGCGGTCTGAGCCTCCGTCTGGGCCGCGACGCGGTCGCGCTGGGGCCGATCGGTCTGCTGCTGGACGCCGTCTACTGGAACGAACGGCGCGAGGGATTGCAGGCGCGCTGGACGGTCGGACCGGTTGCGCTACTCGGGGCCGTGCAGTGGGCGACTCTCGCCCAGAACACCACGGCGTACATGGCGGTTGCGCGCGCTTCGTTCGACCCGATCCCGGGCTGGACGCTGGGCGTGAACGTGCGCAGCGACACGGACCCGTGGGTCGCCGCCTACGGCGGACTGGGCTTCAGCGTCGACCTGCGCGCTTCGGTCCTGGCCGGGGTGACGCTGACGGCCGAGTACGCGAGCTACACGCCGACGGGCACCTTCGCGCGGAACTACATCTTCGCCAGCGCCGCGCTCGACCTCGGCCGGCTGGCCGGGATCGAGATGCTGGCACCGAGGCTCACGGTCTGGTACAAGAACCTCGACCCTGTGACCGGCGTGTTCCCTGCTGGCGCGCCGCGGCCCAACCCGCGGACGGTGGACACGATCCTCGGCCTCACGCCGTCCTTCGTGGGGGACATCCAGGCGTTCGGCGGACAGCTTGATCTGACGCTGTTCGAGAACGTCGCCATGTGGGGCATGTACGAGACGGGTAACCAGAAGAGCACCAACCTGGCGTACTCCGGATGGGAAGTGGGTGCCCGCTGGGCCTTCGCCGCGCGCTCGAACCTCTGGCTGTTCTACGGCAGCCAGACCCTGGGGGCCACCACCTTGACCCACTGGGGCGCGTTCGTCTCGACCAGCTGGTAG
- a CDS encoding aspartate carbamoyltransferase catalytic subunit yields the protein MSILRKHLLGLHGMSEAQIYALLDLAATDAQIPRDALRGRTVVNVFYEPSTRTRISFELAARRLGAAVVNFDVATSAVQKGECLVDTVRTLEAMGADAIVIRHPHSGAPHLAARHVRCAVVNAGDGMHEHPTQALLDLLTIREAKGGVGGLRVAIVGDVAHSRVARSATYGLTTLGASVVLCGPSTLVPPNLAGPGVEVTHRLEDALCEADVVMPLRMQMERAAGGYVPSLSEYHRLYAITPQRLRLARPDAVVMHPGPMNLGVEIVPEVAYGDRSVVLRQVRHGIGVRMAVLYDLLAARADLVQTAPIARRAVGAGRAPAGTRS from the coding sequence ATGAGCATCCTCCGCAAGCACCTGCTCGGCCTGCACGGGATGTCCGAAGCCCAGATCTATGCCCTGCTGGACCTAGCTGCCACCGACGCCCAGATCCCCCGGGATGCGTTGCGCGGGCGTACCGTCGTCAACGTCTTCTATGAGCCCAGCACACGTACGCGTATCTCCTTCGAGCTCGCGGCCAGACGTCTTGGGGCTGCGGTCGTAAACTTCGACGTCGCCACAAGCGCGGTCCAGAAGGGCGAGTGTCTGGTCGACACGGTCCGCACGCTGGAGGCGATGGGAGCCGACGCGATCGTGATCCGCCACCCCCACTCGGGCGCTCCGCACCTCGCCGCGCGCCACGTCCGGTGCGCGGTCGTCAATGCGGGCGACGGCATGCACGAACACCCCACGCAGGCGCTGCTCGACCTGCTGACGATCCGCGAGGCCAAGGGCGGCGTCGGAGGATTGCGGGTCGCGATCGTGGGCGACGTCGCCCACAGCCGTGTGGCCCGCTCCGCGACGTACGGGCTGACGACCCTGGGGGCCAGCGTCGTGCTGTGCGGTCCGTCGACGCTCGTCCCACCGAATCTGGCAGGGCCGGGGGTCGAGGTCACCCACCGATTGGAAGACGCCCTATGCGAGGCGGACGTCGTGATGCCGCTGCGGATGCAGATGGAACGGGCCGCGGGCGGGTACGTGCCGTCGCTTTCGGAATATCATCGGCTGTACGCGATCACGCCTCAGCGCCTGCGTCTGGCGCGACCCGATGCGGTCGTGATGCACCCCGGACCCATGAACCTCGGGGTGGAGATCGTCCCGGAGGTCGCCTACGGCGACCGGTCGGTCGTGCTGCGCCAGGTGCGCCACGGCATCGGCGTGCGGATGGCGGTGCTGTACGACCTGCTCGCGGCACGGGCGGACCTCGTGCAGACCGCGCCCATCGCGCGGCGAGCCGTGGGGGCGGGGCGGGCCCCCGCGGGCACCCGGTCGTAG
- a CDS encoding dihydroorotase, with the protein MDPVDRTADRLLIHGGRVVDPASGRDEVADVLIEQGRVVAVGPALGEAVGSRTEGLQILDAAGLVVAPGLVDIHVHLREPGQTHKEDVATGTAAAVRGGVTTVVCMANTTPPVDDPTIVAAILDRARAAGGASVFPVGAITRRLEGRDLSPIAALAAAGVVGLSDDGRTVADAGVLRRAMTYAKMFDLPILEHCEDPNLCAGGVAHEGEVAARLGLRGMPRSAEETIVARDLILAEETGARLHVQHVSTAGSVRLIRQAKDRGVRVTAEVTPHHITLTDDALEGYDTNFKVNPPLRAEDDVAALVEGLQDGTIDCIATDHAPHADYEKVVEFDRAPFGVVGLETLLGVVLTRLVHQAGWPLWRALNCVTSNPARVLGLDKGTLRPGSDADVVLLDPQADWRVDPATSLSKSRNTPFGGWTLRGRALATLVGGQIVWQDQSVPIRSPSRVGTRA; encoded by the coding sequence GTGGATCCGGTCGACCGGACCGCCGACCGACTCCTGATCCACGGAGGCCGCGTCGTCGACCCCGCATCCGGGCGCGACGAGGTCGCCGACGTGCTGATCGAGCAAGGGCGGGTCGTCGCGGTCGGGCCGGCTCTGGGCGAAGCTGTCGGCTCGCGGACAGAGGGCCTCCAGATCCTCGACGCCGCCGGGCTCGTCGTCGCCCCCGGCCTGGTGGACATCCACGTCCACTTGCGCGAACCGGGGCAGACCCACAAGGAAGACGTCGCCACGGGCACGGCGGCGGCGGTTCGCGGCGGTGTGACGACCGTCGTGTGCATGGCCAACACGACGCCTCCGGTCGACGACCCGACGATCGTCGCGGCCATCCTGGACCGGGCGCGAGCCGCCGGAGGCGCCAGCGTCTTCCCCGTCGGGGCGATCACCCGGCGCCTGGAAGGCAGGGACCTCAGCCCCATCGCGGCCCTCGCGGCGGCGGGGGTCGTTGGGCTCTCCGACGACGGCCGCACCGTGGCCGACGCCGGGGTGCTGCGCAGGGCGATGACGTACGCGAAGATGTTCGATCTCCCCATCCTGGAGCACTGCGAGGATCCGAACCTCTGCGCAGGCGGTGTCGCCCACGAAGGCGAGGTCGCCGCCCGGCTGGGGCTGCGCGGCATGCCCCGCAGCGCCGAGGAGACGATCGTGGCGCGCGATCTGATCCTGGCCGAGGAGACGGGCGCGAGGCTGCACGTCCAGCACGTCAGCACGGCGGGATCGGTGCGTCTGATCCGCCAGGCCAAAGACCGAGGCGTCCGTGTCACCGCCGAAGTCACGCCGCACCACATCACGCTCACGGACGACGCCCTCGAGGGCTACGACACCAACTTCAAGGTGAACCCGCCGCTGCGGGCCGAAGACGACGTCGCGGCGCTGGTCGAGGGATTGCAGGACGGCACGATCGACTGCATCGCCACCGATCACGCTCCCCACGCCGACTACGAGAAGGTGGTCGAGTTCGACCGCGCACCGTTCGGCGTCGTGGGGCTGGAGACGCTGCTCGGGGTGGTGCTGACCCGACTCGTCCACCAGGCCGGCTGGCCGCTGTGGCGCGCGCTCAATTGTGTGACCTCCAACCCGGCCCGCGTCCTGGGCCTGGACAAGGGGACGCTGCGCCCGGGCTCAGACGCCGACGTCGTGCTCCTCGACCCGCAAGCGGACTGGCGTGTGGACCCTGCGACGTCGTTGTCGAAGTCGCGCAACACGCCGTTTGGAGGCTGGACGCTGCGCGGCAGGGCGCTGGCGACGCTCGTCGGGGGCCAGATCGTGTGGCAGGACCAATCGGTACCCATCCGGTCACCGTCGCGGGTCGGGACGAGGGCGTGA
- a CDS encoding dihydroorotate dehydrogenase: MPDLSVDIAGVRFPNPVLCAAGPLGHGREASGAYDLRAFGGFVTKSITLQPREGNPRPHVVQTDAGWLNSVGLKNPGLAAFLTRDLPFLRTLGIPIVASIAAHSVAEYCTLVEWLSEAEGIAAIEVNISCPNVANGMIFGTSASATAQLVGRLRGVTPRPLFVKLSPNVTDVVAIARGAADAGADAVVAVNTLAGMAIDPTTRKPRLGSVTGGLSGPAIRPVALRMVWEIAGALPVPVIGTGGIATAEHAVEFFLAGASAVGIGSALLTDPATPGRIVEDLRAYLRAQGMSSVRELVGALEVPSPSEAPSCGDY, encoded by the coding sequence ATGCCGGATCTGTCCGTGGACATCGCCGGCGTCCGCTTCCCCAACCCGGTCCTCTGCGCAGCCGGCCCCTTGGGGCACGGGCGGGAGGCGTCCGGGGCATACGACCTGCGTGCATTCGGCGGCTTCGTGACGAAGTCGATCACCCTCCAACCGCGCGAGGGCAATCCGAGGCCGCACGTCGTGCAGACCGACGCCGGTTGGCTCAACTCCGTAGGCCTGAAGAACCCCGGTCTCGCCGCCTTCCTCACCAGAGACCTTCCGTTTTTGCGGACCCTCGGCATCCCCATCGTGGCCAGCATCGCCGCGCACTCCGTCGCCGAGTATTGCACGCTGGTCGAGTGGCTGTCGGAGGCCGAGGGGATTGCGGCGATCGAAGTGAACATCTCCTGCCCCAACGTCGCCAACGGGATGATCTTCGGGACGTCTGCGTCTGCGACCGCACAACTCGTCGGGCGGCTGCGCGGCGTGACCCCTCGGCCGCTGTTCGTGAAACTGTCGCCGAACGTGACGGACGTCGTGGCGATCGCGCGCGGCGCGGCCGACGCCGGCGCCGATGCCGTCGTGGCGGTCAACACCTTGGCGGGGATGGCGATCGACCCGACGACGCGGAAGCCCAGACTGGGCAGCGTCACCGGCGGGCTGTCGGGTCCGGCGATCCGTCCGGTGGCCCTCCGCATGGTGTGGGAGATCGCGGGCGCGCTGCCGGTTCCGGTGATCGGGACGGGAGGGATTGCGACCGCCGAGCACGCCGTGGAGTTCTTCCTGGCGGGTGCGTCGGCAGTCGGGATCGGATCGGCCTTGCTCACGGACCCGGCCACGCCCGGCCGAATCGTCGAGGACCTGCGCGCCTACCTGCGCGCGCAGGGGATGTCTTCGGTCCGGGAGCTGGTCGGCGCGCTGGAGGTCCCGTCCCCCAGCGAGGCACCGAGTTGCGGTGACTACTGA
- the pyrF gene encoding orotidine-5'-phosphate decarboxylase, with product MTTEERFVPRLIVALDLPDLASARRVLVALRPAVDFFKVGSQLFTACGPDAVRLVRDHGAEVFLDLKFHDIPQTVEAAAAAAARLGVRMFNVHALGGVEMMVRARRGAHEGAADTKPPIVLGVTVLTSANTAALRSVGVAGDVPEAAVRLASLSRDAGLDGVVCSVHEVAAIKAACGSDFVAVVPGIRPREVCDDDQSRTGNLRSAVLAGADYVVVGRPILQAPDPPAVARATIEALDMIALKISHRRP from the coding sequence GTGACTACTGAGGAGCGCTTTGTGCCGCGCCTGATCGTGGCGCTCGACCTGCCCGATCTCGCGTCCGCGCGGCGCGTCCTGGTCGCGCTGCGCCCGGCGGTGGACTTTTTCAAAGTCGGCTCGCAGCTGTTCACCGCATGCGGACCGGACGCCGTACGGCTGGTCCGCGACCACGGCGCCGAGGTCTTCTTGGACCTCAAGTTCCACGACATCCCCCAGACCGTCGAGGCCGCGGCAGCCGCTGCCGCGCGGCTGGGGGTGCGCATGTTCAACGTGCACGCGCTTGGCGGGGTGGAGATGATGGTGCGCGCGCGCCGCGGTGCGCACGAAGGCGCCGCCGACACAAAGCCTCCGATCGTGCTGGGCGTGACGGTGCTGACCAGCGCGAACACCGCGGCGCTCCGTTCCGTGGGGGTCGCCGGCGACGTGCCGGAGGCCGCTGTGCGGCTGGCGAGCCTCAGCCGCGACGCGGGCCTGGACGGCGTCGTCTGCTCCGTGCACGAGGTCGCCGCGATCAAGGCGGCCTGCGGGAGCGACTTCGTCGCCGTGGTGCCCGGGATCCGGCCGAGGGAGGTGTGCGACGACGACCAGTCCCGCACCGGCAATCTGCGCTCGGCGGTCCTGGCAGGTGCGGACTATGTTGTTGTCGGCAGGCCGATCCTGCAGGCCCCGGATCCCCCCGCGGTGGCGCGGGCGACGATCGAAGCCCTCGACATGATCGCGCTGAAGATAAGCCACAGGAGGCCGTGA
- the pyrE gene encoding orotate phosphoribosyltransferase translates to MPSTENSTDPILRLLREYGAIQQGHFLLASGLHSPHYVQCALVLQYPHVAARLAAEIADRFRPHRVQTVVGPAIGGITLAYEVARQLGARAIWAERADGKMTLRRSFAVSPQEIVLVAEDVVTTGGSANEVVELVQHARAHVVGVGAVVDRSGGAHALTVRFEPLVRLSVQVYPAAACPLCQAGVPLTKPGSRAAVPLASERRGEYSFSE, encoded by the coding sequence GTGCCCTCGACGGAAAACTCCACCGATCCGATCCTGCGGCTGCTGCGAGAATACGGCGCCATCCAACAAGGGCACTTTCTGCTCGCCTCGGGCCTGCACAGTCCGCACTACGTACAGTGCGCGCTCGTGCTCCAGTACCCGCACGTCGCCGCGCGCCTGGCGGCCGAGATCGCCGACCGATTCCGCCCGCATCGCGTGCAGACGGTGGTCGGCCCGGCCATCGGCGGGATCACGTTGGCCTACGAGGTGGCACGGCAGCTGGGCGCCCGCGCCATCTGGGCCGAGCGCGCCGACGGAAAGATGACGCTGCGGAGGTCGTTTGCGGTTTCACCCCAGGAGATCGTGCTGGTCGCCGAGGACGTCGTCACCACTGGCGGATCGGCGAACGAGGTGGTGGAGTTGGTGCAGCATGCCAGAGCGCACGTCGTCGGTGTGGGCGCGGTCGTCGACCGCTCCGGCGGCGCCCACGCCCTGACGGTCCGGTTCGAACCGCTGGTGCGGCTGAGCGTGCAGGTCTACCCCGCAGCTGCGTGCCCGCTGTGTCAGGCCGGCGTGCCGCTGACCAAACCGGGCAGCCGCGCCGCCGTCCCCCTTGCCTCCGAGCGGCGAGGGGAATACAGTTTTTCCGAATGA
- the hpt gene encoding hypoxanthine phosphoribosyltransferase gives MVDDIEEVLISEERLRTRVGELGRRISSDYEGKEPLLVGILTGAVFFVSDLMRAITIPCHLDFMATSSYGHGTESSGIVRILKDLNETIEGRHVIVVDDIVDTGLTMDYLLTTLKARYPASLSVCALLDKVERRRRQVPLRYVGFEVPDRFVVGYGMDYGGLYRNLSFVCVLKPEVYQ, from the coding sequence CTGGTGGACGACATCGAGGAAGTCCTAATCTCCGAGGAGAGGCTGCGCACGAGGGTGGGTGAACTCGGGCGCCGCATCTCCTCGGACTACGAGGGCAAAGAGCCCCTGTTGGTCGGGATCCTGACAGGGGCCGTTTTCTTTGTGTCGGACCTCATGCGCGCCATCACGATCCCGTGCCATCTGGACTTCATGGCGACCAGTTCGTACGGGCACGGCACCGAGAGCTCCGGGATCGTCCGCATTCTCAAAGACCTCAACGAAACCATCGAGGGGCGGCACGTGATCGTCGTGGACGACATCGTCGATACGGGCCTGACGATGGACTACCTGCTGACGACGCTGAAGGCGCGCTATCCGGCGAGTCTTTCCGTCTGCGCCCTGCTCGACAAGGTCGAGCGCCGCAGGCGCCAGGTGCCCCTGCGCTACGTCGGTTTCGAAGTGCCCGACCGGTTCGTCGTGGGCTACGGGATGGACTACGGCGGTCTGTACCGCAACCTCTCGTTCGTATGCGTGCTCAAGCCGGAGGTGTATCAGTGA
- a CDS encoding GuaB3 family IMP dehydrogenase-related protein has translation MKPSAVESQQPGLAGVFPPLDPDTHIGIGRPVRRAYGYDDIALVPAAVTVDPEDVDVSWEVGGHRLALPVLAAAMDSVTDPRTAILMHELGGAGVLNLEGLQTRYEDPSEPIARVARAASEGCVPLLQELYRRPVREELVGRRIAEIKRAGGRAFASVTPASAPRLGPVAEEAGLDVLVLQSTVITERHRSSRGRSISVRQIVERLRIPVLAGNCVSYEAAAELLEAGVAGLFVGVGPGAACTSRRVLGVGVPQVTAICDVAAARDAYRERTGRHIPVIADGGLSGGGDIAKSIACGADAVMLGSALARAAEAPGQGFHWGMATSHAALPRGTRVRVGTTGTLRQILLGPAATDDGSQNLVEALRTAMGICGARTIREMHRAQIVLAPALATEGKAAQFAQGVGQGR, from the coding sequence GTGAAGCCGTCGGCCGTCGAGAGTCAGCAGCCCGGGCTCGCTGGCGTGTTTCCGCCCCTCGATCCGGATACGCACATCGGGATCGGCCGCCCGGTCCGGCGGGCGTACGGCTACGACGACATCGCGCTCGTGCCGGCGGCGGTGACCGTCGATCCCGAAGACGTGGACGTCTCCTGGGAGGTCGGCGGTCACCGGCTTGCGCTGCCGGTGCTGGCCGCGGCGATGGACAGCGTCACCGATCCGCGCACCGCGATCCTCATGCACGAACTCGGCGGCGCCGGTGTCCTCAACCTGGAAGGGTTGCAGACGCGGTATGAGGATCCGTCGGAACCAATCGCGCGGGTGGCGCGTGCTGCCTCTGAGGGGTGCGTGCCGTTGCTCCAGGAACTGTACCGGCGGCCGGTCCGCGAGGAGTTGGTGGGACGTCGGATCGCCGAGATCAAGCGCGCCGGTGGCCGTGCCTTCGCGTCCGTAACACCCGCGTCGGCGCCGCGCCTTGGGCCGGTCGCCGAAGAGGCCGGGCTGGATGTGCTCGTGCTGCAATCCACCGTCATCACCGAACGGCATCGCTCCTCGCGCGGGCGTTCGATCTCGGTTCGGCAGATAGTCGAGCGCTTGCGCATCCCGGTCCTGGCGGGCAACTGCGTCTCCTACGAAGCGGCGGCAGAACTCCTCGAAGCCGGTGTTGCGGGCCTGTTCGTGGGGGTGGGGCCGGGTGCGGCGTGCACCAGCCGGCGTGTGCTCGGGGTCGGCGTGCCGCAGGTCACCGCGATCTGCGACGTCGCCGCAGCCCGCGATGCCTATCGGGAGAGGACCGGGCGCCACATCCCGGTGATCGCCGATGGCGGATTGAGCGGGGGCGGCGACATCGCGAAGTCGATCGCCTGCGGGGCCGATGCCGTGATGCTGGGTTCGGCGCTGGCCCGTGCTGCGGAAGCCCCGGGGCAGGGATTCCACTGGGGGATGGCGACCTCCCACGCGGCGTTGCCGCGCGGGACGCGCGTGCGGGTCGGAACGACCGGGACGCTGCGGCAGATCCTCCTGGGCCCGGCGGCCACCGACGACGGCAGCCAGAACCTCGTCGAGGCGCTGCGCACCGCGATGGGGATCTGCGGCGCGCGCACGATCCGCGAGATGCACCGCGCCCAGATCGTCCTGGCCCCCGCCCTGGCGACGGAGGGCAAGGCGGCGCAGTTTGCGCAGGGCGTGGGCCAGGGGAGGTAG